The Pseudomonadota bacterium sequence TGGTCGACAGGTCGACGTGCCCCAGCATGGCCTGGATGTAGCGGATGTCGGCCCCGCCCTCGAGCATCAGGGTGGCCATGGTGTGGCGAAACAGGTGGCAGCTGCCACTCTTGTCGAGCTCGGCGGCTCGCACGTAGCCACGCACCAGCTGGGTCAGACGACTGGGGGTGAAGCTCTCGCCCAGGTGCGTCAGGAAGAGCGAGCCATCATCGGGCTCGATCACAAGCTCGGGCCTCGATCCGTCCAGGTACTTCCTAAGCCACGCGATCGCTCGAGCTCCGATCGGCACCATGCGGTCCTTGCGTCCCTTGCCCTGGCGCACCATCAGCGTGCTGCGCTCGGTGTCGAGGTCATAGACGCTGAGCTTGATCAGCTCGCTGCGCCGGATGCCGGTCGAGTACAGCACCTCCAGGATCGCCCGGTCACGCAGCCCGAGGGGCTCACGCACCTCCGGGATCGCCAGGATCTGCTCGGCCTCGACGGCGCTCAGCACGTGCCGCGGCAAGCGCATCTCGAGCCGAGGCAGCTCCAGCTCACTCGCCGGGTTGTAAAGAAGCACGTTGTGCCGCGTCAGCCACTTGAAGAAGGCACGCACCGGCACCA is a genomic window containing:
- the xerC gene encoding site-specific tyrosine recombinase XerC, with product MPRRGHRKAKRPVGDPNDPECLGAWMRRYLEWMRIQHYSERTVENRESYLSFFVRWCEQRSLGYPQEITKPILERYQRHLFYFRKDDGKALSFRAQHSRLVPVRAFFKWLTRHNVLLYNPASELELPRLEMRLPRHVLSAVEAEQILAIPEVREPLGLRDRAILEVLYSTGIRRSELIKLSVYDLDTERSTLMVRQGKGRKDRMVPIGARAIAWLRKYLDGSRPELVIEPDDGSLFLTHLGESFTPSRLTQLVRGYVRAAELDKSGSCHLFRHTMATLMLEGGADIRYIQAMLGHVDLSTTQIYTQVSIRKLQQVHAMTHPAARLEARTACRDQGSVASGQCSGDDELPATPDVLLATLASEVLEEERDPDEQERGGA